In Lentibacillus amyloliquefaciens, one DNA window encodes the following:
- a CDS encoding DUF4181 domain-containing protein encodes MGITTPILALVVSIAYIIVGKIIVGNKKRKISDKFGKNIQIVGLVIFGVIGISCILFVLDISNNDVMKWFWLFFLTITLGFQSFLEWKFLRETREYMVSLVVLMIGLIYILIFIF; translated from the coding sequence GTGGGTATTACAACACCAATTTTAGCATTGGTTGTCAGTATTGCGTACATCATTGTAGGTAAGATAATTGTCGGGAATAAAAAGAGAAAAATCTCTGACAAGTTTGGTAAAAATATTCAAATAGTCGGATTAGTGATATTTGGTGTTATTGGTATATCTTGTATTCTCTTTGTTTTAGATATTTCCAATAATGATGTTATGAAGTGGTTTTGGTTATTCTTTTTAACAATAACACTGGGCTTTCAGTCATTTTTAGAGTGGAAGTTTCTGAGGGAAACCAGGGAATATATGGTTTCACTAGTTGTACTAATGATTGGGCTAATTTATATTTTAATTTTTATATTCTAA
- a CDS encoding 2,3-butanediol dehydrogenase — protein MKAAVWYGKKDLRVEEIELKQTKDTDVKVRVAWAGICGSDLHEYEEGPVFVPNEKEDPLTGEIAPLTMGHEFAGVIEEVGPKVTKYKVGDRVAINPTITYGNKSEDLDPYDGFSFIGLHGDGGFTKYANVPEDNVYLLPESLTLQDGALVEPTAVAVQAVKEGKLQFGDTVAVFGAGPIGLVTIIAAKAAGASKIIALDLSETRIEKAKELGATHVVNSSEQDAVTAIKEIVPDGVDVSFEVAGVAPTFKQAIDATRARGTMVIVSIFAREIEWNPIQLTNTGVKVTSTIAYTPTTFQQTVDLMGTGQLKPQGIITDQIQLDDIVENGFEALTNDKSQAKILVELSGEK, from the coding sequence ATGAAAGCTGCAGTCTGGTATGGAAAAAAAGACTTACGGGTAGAGGAAATAGAACTAAAACAAACGAAAGATACCGATGTTAAAGTAAGGGTAGCTTGGGCAGGTATTTGTGGCAGTGATTTACATGAGTATGAAGAGGGACCGGTGTTTGTACCAAATGAAAAAGAGGATCCGTTAACTGGAGAAATCGCTCCGCTAACCATGGGGCATGAATTTGCGGGTGTTATTGAAGAAGTAGGTCCAAAGGTGACAAAATATAAAGTTGGCGATAGAGTAGCAATTAATCCAACAATCACTTATGGAAATAAGTCGGAAGACCTTGATCCTTATGATGGTTTCAGCTTTATCGGCCTTCACGGTGACGGTGGTTTTACTAAATATGCAAATGTACCAGAAGATAACGTTTATCTACTTCCAGAATCTTTAACACTACAGGATGGAGCTTTAGTAGAACCAACTGCGGTTGCCGTACAAGCTGTAAAAGAAGGGAAACTGCAGTTTGGTGATACGGTAGCTGTATTTGGTGCAGGTCCAATTGGTTTAGTGACAATTATTGCAGCTAAAGCTGCTGGTGCCAGCAAGATTATTGCTTTAGATTTGTCGGAAACTAGAATTGAAAAAGCAAAAGAATTAGGAGCAACCCATGTCGTTAACTCTAGCGAACAAGATGCTGTTACAGCAATCAAGGAAATTGTTCCAGATGGAGTAGATGTTTCCTTTGAAGTTGCCGGAGTAGCACCAACATTTAAACAAGCAATTGATGCAACAAGGGCACGTGGAACAATGGTTATTGTTTCTATATTTGCTAGGGAGATTGAATGGAATCCAATACAGCTTACAAATACAGGTGTAAAAGTTACATCAACAATCGCATATACACCTACTACATTCCAACAAACTGTAGATTTAATGGGAACAGGACAATTAAAACCACAGGGAATTATTACAGACCAAATTCAATTGGATGATATTGTTGAAAATGGATTCGAAGCATTGACAAACGATAAATCACAAGCAAAAATATTAGTGGAATTAAGTGGTGAGAAATAA
- the istA gene encoding IS21 family transposase: MDIYQLKQQGFKIRRIARKLGISRTTVYKYLEKSPEEMGEWMASTQTRRKKLDPYEMLIQTWLSEHPDLSASQIHDWLLERYTDLKVGESTVRLFVNELREKYNIPKTEAMRDYQGLQDPPMGQQAQVDFGHTVQKTPDGKEVKLTFITFVLSHSRYKFVKWLDRPLTTKDVIDCHEQAFHAFGGIPYEIVYDQDALIVVSENAGDLILTEAFQAYREERKLTMYVCRKADPESKGKVENVVKFVKGNFAKNRIFGTLDRWKEQSDAWLERTGNGKVHNTTKKRPVEVFALEKQHLRPVTTKLTLSRVDSSITRTVRKDNTILYQSNRYSVPLGTYRQNKIVYIQTDDHSLVIREHQEGPVIANHSISHGKGKLIQDSQHTRDRTKGIAAYMATIAEKFEDKEKAMTFLEALHKKYPRYIRDQLQLMSKALKEIEPTIGDEALHMCMQQGIESATEFGDVVQYIKRQRQVDHAALDHTKEPVKPLNGRETSVDDTKPQTRDVSDYLALLEGASV; the protein is encoded by the coding sequence ATGGATATTTATCAATTAAAACAGCAAGGGTTTAAGATTCGAAGAATCGCTAGAAAGTTGGGCATTTCAAGGACGACGGTCTATAAGTATCTCGAAAAATCTCCGGAGGAAATGGGTGAATGGATGGCCTCAACCCAGACAAGAAGAAAAAAGTTGGATCCGTATGAAATGCTCATCCAAACATGGCTCAGTGAACATCCGGATCTATCCGCATCACAAATTCATGATTGGTTACTTGAAAGATATACAGATCTAAAAGTTGGCGAAAGCACTGTGCGCCTGTTTGTCAATGAGCTTCGTGAAAAATACAACATTCCTAAAACAGAAGCCATGCGGGACTATCAAGGCCTTCAAGATCCGCCCATGGGTCAACAAGCTCAAGTAGACTTTGGGCACACCGTTCAAAAAACACCCGATGGCAAGGAGGTTAAACTCACGTTCATTACGTTCGTTCTCTCGCACTCGCGGTATAAATTTGTCAAATGGCTGGATAGGCCTTTGACAACAAAAGATGTAATTGACTGCCACGAGCAGGCCTTTCACGCTTTTGGAGGGATCCCTTATGAAATTGTTTATGATCAAGATGCCTTAATCGTGGTCAGCGAGAATGCCGGGGATTTGATCTTGACCGAGGCATTTCAGGCGTATCGCGAGGAAAGAAAGTTAACCATGTACGTTTGTCGAAAAGCCGACCCTGAGAGCAAGGGAAAGGTTGAAAATGTGGTCAAGTTTGTGAAAGGGAACTTCGCGAAAAATCGTATCTTCGGCACGTTGGATCGCTGGAAGGAACAAAGCGACGCATGGCTTGAACGAACGGGAAATGGGAAAGTGCATAACACAACCAAAAAAAGACCCGTCGAAGTGTTCGCTCTGGAAAAACAACACTTACGACCGGTCACCACAAAACTGACACTTTCTCGTGTGGATTCCAGTATAACAAGAACGGTTCGAAAGGACAACACGATTTTATACCAATCGAATCGTTACTCCGTTCCTCTGGGCACCTACAGACAAAATAAAATCGTGTACATTCAAACGGACGACCATAGCTTGGTGATCCGTGAACACCAGGAGGGACCTGTGATCGCCAACCACAGTATTAGCCACGGAAAAGGCAAGTTGATTCAAGACAGCCAGCACACACGTGATCGAACGAAGGGGATCGCTGCCTATATGGCGACCATAGCCGAAAAGTTTGAAGACAAAGAAAAGGCCATGACGTTTTTAGAAGCCCTTCACAAGAAGTATCCTCGTTATATTCGGGACCAGCTTCAACTCATGTCGAAAGCTTTGAAAGAGATCGAACCAACCATCGGTGACGAAGCGTTGCACATGTGTATGCAGCAAGGCATTGAGAGCGCCACAGAGTTCGGCGATGTTGTTCAGTACATCAAACGCCAGCGTCAGGTGGACCATGCGGCATTGGATCACACAAAAGAGCCGGTCAAGCCTTTAAATGGGCGGGAGACGTCCGTCGATGATACAAAGCCACAGACGCGAGACGTGAGCGACTATCTCGCCTTACTGGAAGGAGCATCCGTATGA